GCCAGCAGCTGATTGAGCCTCTCTGCCCCCAAAAGTGGCCTTATCACCAGTAGGTGGAGCAAGGCCCCCCATAGGGCCATGGCTCCCACAGCCACAGCAAATGCAGCCACAAGGGGCACCTCGTAGAGGCTCCTGAGGGTGTAAATGATGTACATTCCCAACATCACGCACTGGCCGTAGGCCATATGGATCACCTTGACCACTCCGAAAATCAGATTCAGACCAAAGGCCAAAAGCGCCAGAACCCCGCCCAGCAAGATCCCATTGGCCAGAGCATTCAGAAAAAGTATCTCCATTTCTCAAAGCCCCAAGTATGCCTGCTTTATGTAAGTCTCCTTCGAGAATTCCTCTCGGCTGCCCTGAAGCCTCACCCTGCCCGACTCCAGCAGATAGGCACGGTCCGAAAGCTCCAGAGCTTTTCTCACATTCTGCTCCACCATGAGAATGGAGTACCCCTGAGACCTTATCCTGCCCACGAATTCGAAAAGCATACTCACCACCAGAGGGGCCAGGCCCGAGGAAGGCTCATCCAGCAGGATCAGTTTGGGCCCTGACATGAGGCTTCTGGCTATTGCCAACATCTGTCTTTCCCCCCCGCTCAAGGTGTCCGCCATTTGCATCCTGCGTTCAGCCAACCTGGGGAAAAGCCTGTAAATCTCCTCTAG
The sequence above is drawn from the bacterium genome and encodes:
- a CDS encoding ABC transporter ATP-binding protein, translating into MLEVQGIDVYYGEFQALFDLSLRVGEQETVITVGPNGAGKSTLLRAISGLLPCRKGAVSFLGQAVHNLPAHKIVEMGIAHVPEGGRIFPHLSVMENLKIGSYIKRARPGVQKNLEEIYRLFPRLAERRMQMADTLSGGERQMLAIARSLMSGPKLILLDEPSSGLAPLVVSMLFEFVGRIRSQGYSILMVEQNVRKALELSDRAYLLESGRVRLQGSREEFSKETYIKQAYLGL